TTGACCTGGGGCCAGGTATCGCTATTGAAAAAAAGGCGCGGGTGATCCTGCCGTATTTTTTTTATCCACGATTCATTTTCTGAACCTGCTGCCCGGGACAGCGGCGCTGCTGATAACATCAGCGCCGTCCATAACAGCATTCCCCGGAAACTACACTTCAGAAGCATCCTTTGTTTGCTTTTCATGACCATGCCATGAAGACCTCCCGGATATTCGCATTAAATGACCAGAATCCGTTTTATTCATTCGCACGTTCCCAGAGTAGGAATCCTTTGAGTATAATTCCGCCCAGGATGATGGACGGGATGTCGAGTTTCAGGCGGTCGCCGGATAATACGAACGGCCTTTTCAGGTCGATACCTGCCCAGTTCGGAAAAGCGCTGCCTTTGATATGATGGATTACCGCGCCCTCCTCTTCAATGACTTCGTATCTGCCAAAGTAGGTGAGGATCATCCCTTCGAAGGTGGTCTTTATT
This sequence is a window from Candidatus Latescibacter sp.. Protein-coding genes within it:
- a CDS encoding lipocalin-like domain-containing protein, with protein sequence MTAKDQLIGTWKLASLELRRPDGTATYPFGRNVIGMLMYDTGGNMSVQIISAERPAFASGDPMKGTPEEIKTTFEGMILTYFGRYEVIEEEGAVIHHIKGSAFPNWAGIDLKRPFVLSGDRLKLDIPSIILGGIILKGFLLWERANE